The following are encoded in a window of Sminthopsis crassicaudata isolate SCR6 chromosome 3, ASM4859323v1, whole genome shotgun sequence genomic DNA:
- the KLHL23 gene encoding kelch-like protein 23, with protein sequence MALKGQEDYVYLFKDPSHPLDFLEAFRTFYLDGLFTDITLQCPSGGIFHCHKAVLAACSNYFKAMFTADMKEKFKNKIKLPGIHHEVLEGLINYAYTSQIRITQRNVQSLLEAADLLQFFPVKKACEQFLVRHLDVDNCIGMHSFAEFHVCPELEKESRRMLLSRFKEVWQQEEFLEISSEKLFFILSRKNLSVWKEETVIEPVIKWTAHDVEKRIEGIFDLLNYVEIDIDQMYLKTALSLQRRHLLTENKLRALVYNALSPIHKEVSQRSTATMYVIGGYYWHPLSEVHIWDPLINVWIQGAEIPDYTRESYGVTSLGPNIYVTGGYRTDNIEALDSVWIYNSEMDEWTEGSPMLNARYYHCAVTLSGCVYALGGYRKGAPAEEAEFYDPLKKKWIPIANMIKGVGNATACVLREIIYVIGGHCGYRGSCTYDKVQSYNSDINEWSLITSSPHPEYGLCSIPLENKLYLVGGQTTIAECYDPEQNEWTEIAPMMERRMECGAVIMNGCIYVTGGYSYSKGTYLQSIEKYDPELNKWEIVGNLPSAMRSHGCVSVFNI encoded by the exons ATGGCACTTAAAGGGCAAGAAGACTATGTCTATCTTTTCAAAGATCCCTCTCATCCTTTGGATTTCTTGGAAGCATTCAGAACTTTTTACCTTGATGGATTATTTACTGATATAACACTTCAGTGCCCTTCAGGTGGTATCTTCCATTGTCATAAAGCTGTTTTAGCTGCCTGCAGCaattattttaaagcaatgtTCACAGCtgacatgaaagaaaaatttaaaaataaaataaaactccctGGGATCCATCATGAAGTCCTTGAAGGTCTTATAAATTATGCATATACTTCACAAATCAGAATAACCCAAAGAAATGTTCAAAGCCTCCTCGAAGCAGCAGACTTACTGCAATTTTTTCCTGTAAAGAAAGCTTGTGAGCAGTTTTTAGTAAGGCACCTTGATGTTGATAATTGCATAGGAATGCATTCCTTTGCAGAATTTCATGTGTGTcctgaattagaaaaggaatctAGAAGGATGCTTTTATCAAGATTCAAGGAAGTGTGGCAACAAGAAGAATTTCTTGAAATCAGCagtgaaaaattattctttattttgtccAGAAAGAATCTAAGTGTTTGGAAGGAAGAAACTGTCATAGAACCAGTTATTAAATGGACAGCACATGATGTGGAAAAGCGAATTGAAGGCATTTTTGATTTACTAAACTatgtagaaatagatatagatcaAATGTACTTGAAGACTGCTTTGAGCCTTCAGAGAAGACACTTACTAACTGAAAACAAGTTAAGAGCCTTAGTATATAATGCTCTGAGTCCTATTCATAAGGAGGTTTCCCAGAGGTCCACAGCTACTATGTATGTAATTGGAGGCTATTATTGGCATCCCTTATCAGAGGTTCACATTTGGGatcctttaataaatgtttggattCAGGGAGCAGAAATACCGGACTATACCAGAGAAAGCTATGGTGTTACAAGTTTGGGACCCAACATTTATGTTACAGGTGGTTATAGGACAGATAACATAGAAGCCCTTGACTCTGTCTGGATCTATAATAGCGAGATGGATGAATGGACTGAAGGTTCCCCCATGCTCAATGCAAGATATTATCACTGTGCAGTTACCTTAAGTGGTTGTGTTTATGCTTTGGGGGGTTATAGAAAAGGAGCTCCAGCGGAAGAAGCAGAGTTCTAtgatcctttaaaaaagaaatggattccTATTGCAAATATGATTAAAG GTGTAGGAAATGCTACTGCGTGTGTCTTACGGGAAATCATCTATGTCATTGGAGGCCACTGTGGTTACAGGGGAAGTTGCACTTATGATAAAGTCCAGAGTTACAACTCAGACATTAATGAATGGAGTCTGATCACCTCTAGTCCACATCCAG aatATGGATTGTGTTCAATTCCATTAGAAAATAAGCTATATCTTGTTGGTGGACAAACCACAATTGCAGAATgctatgaccctgagcaaaatGAATGGACTGAGATAGCTCCCATGATGGAAAGGAGAATGGAATGTGGTGCCGTCATCATGAATGGATGTATCTATGTAACTGGTGGATATTCCTACTCAAAGGGAACATACCTTCAGAGCATTGAGAAATATGATCCTGAACTTAATAAATGGGAAATAGTGGGTAATCTTCCTAGTGCCATGCGTTCACATGGATGTGTTTCTGTATTCAATATATAG